In Burkholderia sp. GAS332, one DNA window encodes the following:
- a CDS encoding L-arabinose-binding protein: MTSKLRRLTLSAIAAAALAAPFAAQFSAHADQPLKVGFLVKMPEQAWFINEQKAATALGQKDGFSVVNIGTPDGEKVLAAIDNLGAQGAQGFVICAPDVRLGPAIQARAKRYNMKFVTVDDQLVDSTGKPLPNVPHLGMSAFKIGNQVGTAISEEMKRRGWKPEEVGALRITNYELPTAKLRTDGATETLLAGGFKKENIFDAPQKTTDDEGGFNASSPVLAQHPNIKKWVIFALNEESVLGGVRATEQLHIPAADVIGVGINGAGEAFAEFQKKEPTGFYGTIAVSSTMHGKESTENLVEWIKDGKQPPADTQTTGKLMVRSNWQDVRKELGI; the protein is encoded by the coding sequence ATGACCAGCAAGCTTCGCCGTTTGACGCTATCCGCAATTGCCGCCGCGGCGCTCGCCGCACCCTTTGCCGCTCAATTCTCCGCGCACGCGGATCAGCCGCTGAAAGTCGGCTTCCTCGTGAAGATGCCGGAACAGGCCTGGTTCATCAACGAACAGAAAGCCGCCACCGCGCTCGGGCAGAAGGACGGCTTCTCGGTGGTCAATATCGGCACGCCGGACGGCGAAAAAGTGCTGGCCGCAATCGACAACCTCGGCGCGCAAGGTGCCCAAGGCTTCGTGATCTGCGCGCCCGACGTGCGACTCGGACCGGCGATCCAGGCGCGCGCGAAGCGCTACAACATGAAGTTCGTCACGGTCGACGATCAACTGGTCGACTCCACCGGCAAGCCGTTGCCGAACGTGCCGCATCTGGGCATGTCCGCATTCAAGATCGGCAATCAGGTCGGCACGGCGATCTCCGAAGAGATGAAGCGCCGTGGCTGGAAGCCGGAAGAAGTCGGCGCGCTGCGCATCACGAACTACGAACTGCCGACCGCCAAACTGCGTACCGACGGCGCAACGGAAACGTTGTTGGCCGGTGGTTTCAAGAAGGAAAACATCTTCGATGCGCCGCAAAAGACGACCGATGACGAAGGCGGTTTCAACGCATCGTCGCCGGTGCTCGCGCAGCATCCCAACATCAAAAAGTGGGTGATCTTCGCGCTTAACGAGGAAAGCGTGCTGGGCGGCGTTCGCGCGACGGAACAACTGCACATTCCTGCGGCGGATGTGATCGGCGTCGGCATCAACGGTGCGGGCGAAGCGTTTGCCGAGTTCCAGAAGAAGGAACCGACGGGCTTCTACGGCACGATCGCCGTGAGTTCGACGATGCACGGCAAGGAGAGCACGGAAAACCTCGTTGAGTGGATCAAGGACGGCAAACAGCCGCCCGCCGACACGCAAACCACCGGCAAGCTGATGGTGCGCAGCAACTGGCAGGACGTGCGTAAAGAACTCGGCATTTAA